A stretch of DNA from Oculatellaceae cyanobacterium:
GTTTTAGAGGATTTTGCTTGGGCAAACTTACCTCAGCTTTTAGGCTTAACTCCTCTCAGGCGACAATATTCTATTAATAATCAATTTTGTGACATTTTAGCCTTGGGTAAAAATCAGCAATTAGTAGTGCTGGAGCTTAAAAATACTGAAGATAGATATATTGTTCAACAGCTAACCCGTTATTACCATGCCTTACTAGAAGAAAAACCTTTGTTTGAGGAAATAAACTATGAGCAGCCTATCAGGTTAATTGCAATTGCGCCAAGTTTTCATCGGGATAACTACACAGATAGAAAGTATAACCACTTGTTGATCGAGTTTTTACAGTTTAAGCTTTTGACAGATGATGATAAGTGTTATTTGCAGGTCAAAGACTTAGATAAGGAAAAAGTTTCACAATTAGAAATCCCTTATCAAGAAAAACCTAGTAACGCTCCTATACCGGACGCGCCTAGAAAACTTTTCAATTTTCTTGCTAAGTGTAATGAAATTGATCGAAATGCTATTTTGAAAATTCGTAATAAAATCTTTAGTTTTGACAGCCGTATCAAAGAAGTTGTTGAAGCTAACAGTATTGAATATGCCAAAGGAAAAAGCTATCCCTGTGCCGAAATTTATTTTGATAAGTCTAAAGATGGTTCTACTTGCACACCTTACTTATTCTTAAGGTTGCCAGATCCCGATCCCTTTCACAAACCAGCTATTTTGAGAATGTCTGTTGAAAATGATGATTATTGGAACACATTTTCCGCATTAATTTACTGCAAAAAAGGAATTACAATCTCCAAAGGCAGAGGTCAAGCTGTTTATAATTATCCTCGATTTATTGAGTGGATAGAACGCTGGTTTAATGAAGAGCCAAACAATGAAAATTTTTTGAAATGTTATCAAAACTATAAAACACTAATCACAACTAAAAGCAACTCGATAGATTTGCTTACTGATATTGCTTTCAAAGCATGGCTGACTAGACTCGCAAAATAAAAAATACATCTCTAGCAAACTTCAAAATCTCTGATTAATCTCTTTTCTCTGCATCTCTGGGAATTTAATCAGAATAAGCCTTAACAAAAAATTACAGGGCATTCTCCATCTTTGAGAATGCCCTGGATTATGATGCTCATTAATCAAGGTTTTAATTTTTTCAGCAACTCTAGCTTAGTGAAGCACCACTGCGATCGTAACTAGCAATAAAGCTGGGATGTGGCTGACCTTGAATGTGATTCCAATATTCAGCAGCTTCCGGGGGCATACCAACTTCAGCAGATACACGGCTCAACATGGATTGCTGACGGTTCTTAACTAGGTGATGGTGGCGCATCATCAAGGAACGAGCTTGTTGTTCAGTAGACATTTTAATACCCTCGGTGTTGCTTAAGTTATTTATAACTGTTTTTTGCTTCTTTAATCACTATAACAGAAAATTCTGTATCTAATTTTACAAAACGCTTAAATTTACAAAAATTAATAAAACCCCTGCTTGACAGACATGATCTAGCTAATTAACTCTCAGGGGGGATGATTTTAGAAACAGTATTTAGATACCGAGTATTTGTACCTAAAGGGTGATTTCTGTATGCTCTTGCAGATAGATGAACTGTGTTTATTAACTAAGTCAAAGTATAGCAAACATCAAATATTACACATTTGTGAAAAATTTTTCTATAAAAACTATTTTTAAGAATCTTAAGGAATAGTAAAATGCTACAAATAACTGACACTGTGCCTAATAATAAACTCAATATTTCCCTTGAGCAAGGCTGGTGGCAGTTAGATATAAAGTCTGGAAACTCATTTACAGTTATTTACCCTTCGAGGGTTTTAAGCTTAAATAATGCTGATAAATTAAGGCGAAAGATTATCAATTGTGTGAAAATGGAAATTAAGATAGTTATCCTAGATTTTAAAAATGTAAACTTTATAGATAGTATCGGTTTAACAGCTTTATTAATTGCTCAAGCTAAGATTAAACCGTTAGGTGGCAAGCTTTTTATTTGTTCACTCAATGACCAAGTAAAAATGTTATTTGAGTTAACTCGGATGAATAAAGTTTTCAAAATTTTAGCTAACCAAGAAGAGTTTTTAAATGCTTACTATACTCCTCATAAAACTCCTGTGAGTGAGTTTGTTGAGCCAATGAGACATTGGCAGCATCGGTCGTTATCTCATCAAACTGCCGCCTAATAAGCTGTTGTGTTTCGCGCATTTTATATTTTAGGGGAGAGGAGGGAGGAGGGAGGAGGGAGGGGAAGAGATGAGAGATAACTTTTCTTCTTTATTCCAAATGTACAAGCTTATTTGCGCGTTAGCTTACCATTTTTATGAATGTCCTGCTAATCTATTAAAACCACTACAATA
This window harbors:
- a CDS encoding endonuclease NucS domain-containing protein, whose amino-acid sequence is MLSGINLKKTGERWDFPSEAVLEDFAWANLPQLLGLTPLRRQYSINNQFCDILALGKNQQLVVLELKNTEDRYIVQQLTRYYHALLEEKPLFEEINYEQPIRLIAIAPSFHRDNYTDRKYNHLLIEFLQFKLLTDDDKCYLQVKDLDKEKVSQLEIPYQEKPSNAPIPDAPRKLFNFLAKCNEIDRNAILKIRNKIFSFDSRIKEVVEANSIEYAKGKSYPCAEIYFDKSKDGSTCTPYLFLRLPDPDPFHKPAILRMSVENDDYWNTFSALIYCKKGITISKGRGQAVYNYPRFIEWIERWFNEEPNNENFLKCYQNYKTLITTKSNSIDLLTDIAFKAWLTRLAK
- a CDS encoding STAS domain-containing protein — its product is MLQITDTVPNNKLNISLEQGWWQLDIKSGNSFTVIYPSRVLSLNNADKLRRKIINCVKMEIKIVILDFKNVNFIDSIGLTALLIAQAKIKPLGGKLFICSLNDQVKMLFELTRMNKVFKILANQEEFLNAYYTPHKTPVSEFVEPMRHWQHRSLSHQTAA